The DNA window TGGACAGGATGTTCCAACGAGTCCTCAACAGAGTTTTTTTCCGTTTGAGGCTTCAAGTATTAATCTGGTGCTGCTCACACACGCGCACGTCGATCACTCTGGCAATCTGCCCAATCTGTACCGGGAAGGGTACGAGGGGCAGGTACTTTGCACAGAGCCTACTTTTGCACTCACCAACGTGTTGCTGAAAGATGCGGCTTCGATCAATCAGAAGCGTATCAACGAACTGAACGCCAGCAAAAAACAGCGTGTTCGCGATAAGCAGATGCAGTTACAGAAAGATCTGTTTCTGGATCGGCAGGTGCGCGAAACGATGGAGAACGTAGTCCCGATCTCGTTCAACCGCCGGTTCCGCGTAGCCGACAACGTCGACGTAACCTTTATTCCGGCCGGGCACCTGCTGGGTGCAGCGCATATCGTTGTCAACGTCGTTGAGAACGGGGAAAAGAAAAGTATCTGCTTTTCGGGCGACATTGGCCGTAAGAACTACCCACTGCTGGTCGATCCGGCTCCGGTTCCGGCCGTCGATTATCTGATTTGCGAAAGCACCTACGGCAACCGGCTCCACGAAGACAACCGCTCGCCCGAAGACGCGCTGGCCGACGTTATTCAGCGGACCTGTATCGACATTCCGGGTCGGCTCATCATTCCATCGTTCAGTGTAGGCCGCACACAGGCGCTGTTGTACACGCTCAACAAGCTGTACACGGAACGTGACTTCCCGCCCATCAAGGTTTTCTCCGACAGTCCGATGGGCTTCGAGAGTACCAAAATTTACCTTCAGCACATCAAGATGCTGAACGGCGAAGCCAAGGAGTTTTACAAGGAGAACGAAACCTTGTTTGACTTCGAAAACTTCGAATTTCTGGAGTCGTCGAAAGCCAGTAAGGCGGTGTCGAACTACGGCGAACCGTGCATCATCATCTCGTCGTCGGGTATGGTGCAGGGCGGCCGGGTGGAATACCACGTTGCCGAAAACATCAGCAATCCGTACTCGACCATCCTGATTATTGGCTATTGCGCCGAAGGAACGCTCGGCTGGCGGTTACTCAACGGGCAGTCGACGCTGACGATCAAAGGAAAAGAGCATCAGGTGCTGGCCAACATTGAAAAGATCGATGTGTTTAGCGGACACGGTGACCGCGACGACCTGATGGAGTTCGTAACGGTACAGTCGCCCGAGACATTGAAATCAATTTTCCTGGTACACGGCGAGTATGAAAGTATGGAAGCCTTTCGCAATACGCTGGCCGAAGCGGGTTATCCGCAGGTAATAATTCCGAAAAAAGGCGAAACGTTTGACTTGTAGAGTTATAGAGTTGGCTAGTTATAGAGTTGTAACGTTGCTGGCGCGTCAGGCCATACGGCGGCTATCTGCGCGCGGCAGCAACGTTACAACTCCACGGCTTTACAACTATAAAACACTACAACTCCCTTTTACAAACCGTGCGAAACTTACCTAGATGAGAACGTATCTCGACTTCGAAAAACCCATAGCCGACCTTGAAGCCCGGCTCGAAGAAACCCGGCAGCTGGCCAAAACAAGCAATATCAATGTAGATGAGGCTGTTGAGGTGCTCGAACAGAGCATCAACCGGCTGCGTCAGGAGATTTTTCAGAATCTGACCCGCTGGCAGCGTGTTCAGCTGTCGCGCCACCCGGACCGGCCCTACACACTCGATTACATCTCGCTGATGTGCGACGAATTTGTCGAGCTGCACGGCGACCGCACTGTTCGCGATGATCCGGCGATGGTTGGTGGTTTTGGTAAAATCACCCGCGACGGCGGACCGGATCAGACTGTCATGATTATCGGGCAGCAGAAGGGGCGCAACACCAAGCAGCGGCAGCACCGCAACTTTGGTATGCCCAACCCGAAGGTTACCGCAAAGCCCTGCGGTTGATGAAGCTGGCCGAAAAATTCAACAAGCCGATCATCACCCTCATCGACACGCCGGGTGCGTTTCCGGGTCTGGAAGCCGAAGAGCGCGGGCAGGGGGAAGCCATTGCCCGTAACCTGAAAGAGATGTTTATGCTGACGGTGCCGGTTATCTGCATCGTCATCGGCGAAGGCGCGTCGGGCGGAGCACTGGGTATTGCCATCGGCGACCGGGTGATGATGCTCGAAAACACGTGGTACTCGGTTATTTCACCCGAAAACTGCTCGACGATTCTCTGGCGTAGCTGGAATTTCAAGGAGCAGGCCGCCGAAGCAATGAAGCTGACCGCTAAAGACATGACCTCGTTCAAACTGGTCGATGGCATTGTCGATGAGCCGCTGGGTGGTGCCCACAACGATCATCAGGCGATGGCCCAACACCTGAAAACCGTCATCCTCGACGCCCTGACCGAACTGAACGCCCTTTCACCCGACGAACGCATCAACCAACGCATCGACAAGTTCTGCTCGATGGGGGTTGTCATTGAGTAAAGCCTGATTCAAGATCATAGCGAAGCCGCCCGGGAAACCGGGCGGCTTTTTTTATGCGAAATGTTTATGGTTGAGATGAAATAGTGAGACACCCATAGCGTCAAACTCTTCCTCTTCTTCTACCAAACTGGCTCTGTTCAGTGGCCGAGTGTCTGATTCAGCCAGCAAACAAACGTAAGCCTCAATTACGGTAGTAAGATTCAGTACTTGTCTTAGATAAGTTACGGTAGCCTTTAACTGATCTTTTGCTTCCCGTCGTAGCTTCTTACGTTGGGTCATAGACGAAGTACTTTTTATTTCAATCAGGCAAAGAGTATGTTCGTTGAAAACGGCGCAATCGCAACGCTGCGTTTTAGCATCATCCATCAGTAAACACTTATCTATTGCTAGAAAGTGAACAGCATTTTCTGATGTGTTTGTTACTCGAAAATGCTTAATACCACGTTCGTCATCTTGCAGATAGCAACGCTTTTCTGTTTCGTGATCGTATATATAGAATTCACTGTCAGTTAATGAGGTTAAGCAGTCACTATATTTTAATTGTGGGAAAGTGTTTGTAAATAAATCAAGCACGGGTTACGGAGCGTCTAAGTGCAAATAGTTTATCCTGTTCGTCAGCTAAGTCATCTGAAACATCATCAAGTTCGTTGTCAGCGATCATGCCAGTTTGTTCGCTAACTATGCTGCGAACTGTTCCCTTGTCGACGTAGTAAGCGGCAAATTCATCCGGGTTAATCCAGCAGCGTGACGGTATTATTTTTTCAACCTCTGCTCTTAGCTCATCGCTTTGATTCCCAACTTTATACGCTAGCATCAGCGTATTGAACGAGCTGAGTACGTAGGGGCTGTGCGTCGTAATCACCCACTCCGCATCTTGGTAAGATACATTAGGCTGCAAACCACCTATCAACGAATAGATTAATTCTTTTTGCGCAGTTGGGTACAAGTTGAGTTCTGGTTCTTCTACAATGAACAAGCGACCAAATTGCCTGAGATATTCCGCTGTGAGAATTAACGGAACAGCAGATTGATAACCGCTCGCGCTCTGAGAAAGTGGAATTGTGTCATTATTATTATAAACTATCTGGTCATTTCCATTGATGTTTTTATATATTATCGATAAAAAATCTATTGGTAGAGCTTTATTTTGACGTCTGGCGATTTCGAATTTTCTGCCAAAATAGGTGACAAGAGGGGGATGCTTGTATTAGATGAATTAAGAGCCCATAGATTCGCTGAGAGAAGAGCCATGAGATTTCTTTCGGAAGGGATATATTCAGAGCTAAATGGTATCATTCTTTTGATGATATCGCTCAGGATTTCTTCAGCGTCTTCAAGTCTTTTCCAGAAGATTGTATCATCAACACCATTTTCAATATCAGCAAGATCTTTCTTTCGTAATAGCCAATTGTTTCTCTTCGAAAAAACGGAGGAAAACTCAGTATCGTTGACAATAGCCTCCATGTATTCATTCAGTATAATCTCGTAATTTTCATGTACAAATAATAGTTCAGAATTCTCATTTAACCATCCGTTGAATGCATATTTACGTAACAAACTCTTCCGATCTTCGTCTTTGAATAAGTTACTATCGTAGCACATGGCAATCAATTTGGCCAACGTGCTTTTGCCGGTGCCTTGTGGACCGATAAAAACCGTATGCTTTTTGACTTCTAGTTCCGCTTCCCGAATCGGGCCGACGTTCCTGACCGTTAACTTTGCCATTCGCTGTATATGCCTGTTCTGCAAATCTAACGGTATCTTTGGCTTTCGGTTCACCACTGACGAACCGCCTACTGCGAATGGAGAATAAGTCCCCCTCAAGAATCTGATCTTCGACCTTGGCGACGTTATCATTCCGATTGACCTGACGGCCCCGCTGCGCAACTTTGCGATGCTGGCCAATCTGCCGGAAGAAGAAGTCAAAGCAATCTGGAAAGAACATGACATCTGGAACCGGTACGAAACGGGCCTGATTGATGACGATAACTTTCGCGAGCACGTCCGGAAAGTGCTGCATAACCGCACCGGAGCACCCGAAAGCTGGGCTGATGAAGTAATTGACACTGCCTGGAACTCGGTATTACTCGATCTGCCGGTGTCGCGCGTGGAGCGGGTTCGGGAGCTGGGAAGCCGGTACCGGCTGTTTCTGCTGAGCAACACCAATCCGGTGCATATCCGGCAGGTCAATCGGATGCTGACCGAATTGCATCAGCCGACGCTCGAAGAACTGTTCGAGCGGGTGTTTTACTCCTACGACGTGAAGATGATAAAGCCGTCGCCCGGTATTTACCAGCACGTATTGGCCGAAGCCGGACTGGTAGCCGAAGAAACGGCGTTTTTCGATGATAATGCCGCCAACATACAGGCTGCGGGTGCGTTAGGTATTCAGGCTGTGCATGTGCAGCCGCCAAAGACGATTCTGGAGTACACCGCGGATTTATGAATCAACAATTGAAAACGTACCTCCTTCATGGAGGTCTTTTTTTACTTACCCTTGTCACCACGACGATGGCCGGGGCCGAATGGATGTACGGTCGGTTATTTATTCCGGTACCGGGTATGCAAACGCTCGGTTGGGATGAATTTCTGGCCGGGTTGAACTTCTCCATTCCGTTTCTGGCGATTCTAACCGTACATGAGTTCGGGCACTACATCGTCGCCCGAATCAACAAGGTTCGCGTAACCCTGCCGTTTTACATTCCGCTCTGGCTCGGTATCGGTGAAAGTATCGGTACGCTTGGCGCGTTTATTCGCATAAAAGACTACATAAACAGCCGCCGTAAGTATTTCGACATTGGTATTGCCGGACCGTTGGCGGGCTTCGTGCTGGCGCTGATCGTTTTGTGGTACGGGTTCACGCATCTGCCCCCCGCCGAGTACATCTTCACCATTCACCCCGAATACAAAAAGTGGGGACTCGACTACGGGAAGTATGCCTACCAGAAGATGCCCGAAGGGGGCGTCATTGCGATGGGCGACAACCTGCTATTTTCGTTTTTCAAACGATACGTGGCCGATCCGGCTTTGCTGCCGCATCCCTACGAGATGATTCACTATCCGTATCTGCTGGCGGGCTATCTGGCTTTGTTCTTTACGTCGCTGAACCTGATTCCTATCGGGCAGCTCGATGGCGGACACATTCTTTACGCGCTGATCGGCAAGGAGCGGTTTCGCTGGGTTGCACCGGCCCTGTTTATCGTTTTCGCGTTCTACGCCGGATTGGGCGTGTTCAAGCCGGTCGATTTTGCGGTACCAACCGACGAAGCGTTCTTTAGTGAACTCGGCTCGTTCGGGCTGTACGTTTTCTTTATGTATCTGGTGTTTACGCGCATCAGCGAGCAGCGCATGACTGCCCTGATGATTGCGCTGAGTGTAGTAGCCCTGCAACTCCTTGTGTCGACGCTACAACCCGACTGGAATGGCTACTCCGGTTTTCTGGTGTTCGTCTTCGTGCTGGGCCGTTTTCTGGGCATCTACCACCCCGACACCGAATTACAGGAACCCCTCGATCTGAAACGCACGGTATTGGGCTGGCTGGCCCTCGTGGTGTTCATCATCAGCTTCAGCCCAAAACCATTTGTGCTGACCTAGGCATTCGGATTCTCGATCGGGAAGTCGGGTGGGTTGGCTGTCGTTTCAAAAATACCCGTTGGTTTGGGGCGTTTGCCCTGATCGGCTTCCTCCAGTTTAGGCTTCCAGTAGTGCTTAAACAACCAGGTCATCAGCAGCATGGCGCTGACAGGAGAAAGCACGTAGATCCAGTAATCCCGAAAGGTGGCGGCAGCGGCTGCGGCTCCAAGCGAACGCGCCGGATTGGTGCTCATGCCCGAAAAAGGTGCTTCGAAAATGACAAACAGCATGATCAGCACGATGTTGAACCAGCTGTTTTGCTTCCGAATCTTCTCCGTGTGCAGCGTGATGAGCGTAACCATCATCAGCAACGACGAAATAACAAATTCGGCCCCCAGCGCGACCGGCCAGCCGCCGTTCTCCGGTTTCGGCGCGCTGAGGTTGAAGTTGACCTCCTGATGGCTGTACCACGGCTCAAGGATGGTAAACATAACCCAACCAGCAATAACGGCGGCCCCGCACTGAAACGTGATGTACCAGAAGGCATCGATGGCGGAGATTTTGCCCAGATAGCGAAACGACAGCGTAACGGCCGGGTTGATATGCGACCCCGACTTTTTGCCCCACGGATTGAAGTTAACGGCGATCAGAAAGAGCCCGATTATGAACGCCTGTACTGTCCGGCGCCACATCTTCGAGTCGCCCAGAAACTGCCGGACAGGGGAGTCTGGGTGATGAATCACGACTGCCGTAGCGCACGATGCAATCATAAATAAAGTTACGCCACCTGCTTCGGCCAGATAACTTTTCCAGTTCTTCCTGAGCGCACTTATCAACTTGGCAATTGGAACAGACATAGGTAGTGGGCGATACGTACCTGTGTCAACGCCTTGTACGCTGTATAGTTGTCGCCCGGGGGCGCGAATACCGTGTAAAGCCGGGCGAAGAGCACATTCGTTTACAGGATGCCCTCGTCAGCAAAGCTGTAATAGGCCTTGTCGGTAAATATGAGATGGTCGAGCACGGGAATGTCGAGTAGCCGACCGGCATCTTTCAATCGGCGGGTCAGGTCTTTGTCTGCCTGCGAGGGCGTCAGATTGCCAGACGGGTGATTGTGGAATAAAATCAGGCCCGAGGCAAGCTGTTCGAGGGCGTGTCGGAAAATAAGTTTCGGGTCGGCTACCGTGCCCGATACGCCCCCCGTGCTGATCTGAACCGGACGTAGCACTTCGTTGGCCCGGTTGAGTACCAGAATCCAAAACTCCTCGTGGGGTTTGTCGAGCAGGTGCGGCAGCATCTCGTTGTAAGCATCGCGCGAGCAGGTGATGCGGGCGCGCTGGGGGCGGTCCTGCTCCCGGCGTCGGCGACCCAGTTCGAGAGCAGCTACGATACTGATCGCTTTCGCTTCGCCGATACCCCGAAATTTAGAAAGGTCTTTGATGCTCAGCCGGGCCAGCTCATTCAGGTTGTTGCCAACGCTTTTAAGAATGATTTTGGCTACGTCGACGGCCGTCAGATCGACTGTGCCGGAGTTAATCAGAATGGCAATCAGCTCGGCTTCCGACAGGGCCGCTTTGCCTTTGAGCATCAATTTTTCGCGCGGCCGATCTTCTTCTGCCCAGCTCTGAATAGTGCCGGAGGTTTCGTAAGGCATGATTGGTAGCCAGTTGTGGTGGTGGGGCTACCAAAGTGCATAAAAAAACCTTACCCGTCAACAGGTAAGGTTTCAGAAGGGCGTTTGCCAGTGACAAACTAAGCCGCTGCCTGCTTCAGGCCGTTAACCAGCCGAGCCAGTTTCGACTTGTTGTTAGCCGCTTTGTTCTTGTGAATGATGTTGCGCTTGGCCAGTTTGTCAAGTGCCGACGATACCGATTTGAACAGCTCAACAGCCATTGCGTGGTCGGTAGTAGCACGAAGTTTCTTAACCATGTTCCGGGTTGTAACGTGTTGGTAGCGATTCAACAGCCGCTTCTTTGCGCTCGACCGGATTGCTTTTTTGGTTGCCTTATGATTTGCCATCGGTATGTACTATAAGTTCGTTGTCGCGATATGAGGGCGCAAAAATAAAAAATTCGGCGGGAGAAAGCAATCTCTCCCGCCGAATTTTCTCACTGTTACCCGGATTACGACCGAATATCGGCATTGACGATCAGCTTCTTGCTCCAGTTTGCGCTGTTTTCTTTCACGAACTGCTGGTAAGCCGGGCTATTTTCAAATTTCTTGATGTCAGCCTCGGTTTGAAACGTGATGTAGTGAACCACATCGTACTCCGCAGCGGCCTTATTTGGCAAAATAGTCTTGCCAGACGTATAACCTACTACCTGTGGAATTTCGGCTTTCAGGGCGGCAAAACCGTTCATATGCTGCTCAACTGCTGCACTTTCGACCCCTTTTTTAAATTTTATGCACACAATCTGCTGTTTCTGCGCTTTCCGGGCCGGAGAGTACGCACCATAGATTGTAAGGGCAAAAGCACACATCAGGACAACAACTAATAAGTAACCGCGTGATTTGGTATTCATGATTATCTGTGTTTTCTTTGATTTCAGAATTTTATTCTGATACAAAACAAGTTTTTTTTGAATAGTTTAATTATTTGCTTGTAAAGTACCATGATTAGACAAATGTACTATAGATTTATTTGGTTGTTCGCGTGGGTCACAATTTTCTTCTTTGTGGCCCTGCCAGTAACGCAGGGTTTACCCAGACCCGTGCGTCGAACAGGGTATCAGCAGCAGCCTCAGTGGGGTTTTTACGCGCATCAGCAGATTAATCGGCTGGCCATATTTACGCTACCCGCCGATATGATGCCATTCTTCAAGAAACATAGCCACTACCTGATCGATAACGCGGTCAACCCCGACAAACGGCGATACGCGGTAGTAGGTGAGGCACCCCGGCACTTCATTGACCTCGACGCTTACCCAGATACGTCGTCGGCTACGCTGCCCCGGTTTTATAAAGACGCTGCCGACCGATACGGCCCCGATACATTGGCGCTGCATGGACTGGTACCGTGGCAGATTCAGCTGACTAAATACCAGCTTACGGAAGCGTTCCGGCAGCAGAACGTCCGGCAGATTCTGCGCGTAGCTGCTGATTTGGGTCACTACATTGCCGATGCTAACGTACCGCTGCATACCACCCGTAATTACAACGGTCAGCTGACGGGGCAGCAGGGGATCCACGGTTTCTGGGAGTCTCGCTTACCCGAGTTGTTTAGTCAGGACTACGACTTTCTGGTTGGTTCGGCAGCGTATGTATCCTCACCACAGCGGAGCGCGTGGCAGGCCGTATTCCGGGCCAATGCCGCGCTCGACTCCGTACTGCGGATGGAGCGGGAGCTGACAGGCGAGGTAGGGGAGACGCGTAAGTTTGGCTTCGATGAGCGAAACGGTCTAACTAATAAAGTGTACGCTACTGATTTCTCGCAGCGTTACCACGCCCGGCTGAGCGGACAGGTCGAGCGGCAGATGCGGGCGTCTGTCAAGATGGTGGGTGATTTCTGGTTCACCTGCTGGGTCGATGCGGGGCAGCCCGACATGGCGAAACTTGCCAAACGCGAGCTGTCGCTGAAAGACAATCAGGCAGAGGCTGACGAGCAGAAAAGTTGGCTTAAGCGGCTGTTCTCCGCTCGCGAAGAGAATTGACGCAAACGCAAAAAGACGCCGTTCTGGCGTCTTTTTGCGTTTGCAGACAGTACAGTTAGAGGTACTCTACAATCCGGCGACCGAACACGCCGTGCAGAATTTCGCGACGTAATACCGCCAGCCGACGGCGTGGGTGGGTGTTTACGTACATAGCCCGCATTTTGAGCGTGAAGCTGGTCAGCATATACAGGCCAAACATGCCGGCGAGAATCAGCAGTGAAGCCGTGTTGGTTATGTCGCGGTGAAAGAAGAGAAACAACACCGTGTTTAGCAGCGACGCAAAGCACATTACGGCCGTGGTCTGAATATGCGATAAGCCGTTGTCGAGCAGAATATGGTGCATGTGGTTCCGGTCGGCGGAGAACGGCGAACGACCCGCCAGAATCCGAACCAGAAACACCCGAAGTGTATCGAAAATCGGGACGATCAGAATAACGATGGCGATGATCGGCGCGTTGAAAAAGGCCGTTGGCTCGTACCGGTACGATGCGTTGAGGCTGACGAAGCGGACGGCGAAAAAGGCCAGCATGAAGCCAATAATCAGCGAACCGGTATTACCCATGAATATCTTGCTGGTTCGCGAGAAGTTGAACCGCATAAAACCGAGTAGCGCTCCGGCCAGCGTAAACGCCATACAAGCCATTGCAAAGTGATTGGTCAGCAGAAACCAGCCGCCAAATGTGCCGCTGGCGATGGTCGCGATGCCCGCTGCCAGCCCGTCGATGCCGTCGATGAGGTTAATGGCGTTGGTTAAGGCAATGAAAATAAAGCAGGTAAGTAGAATGCTGATGACGATATTGATATGGTGGAAACCCATGATATCGTACAGGTAATCGACGCGGAGATCGCCGAAGAAAATCAGGATCAGAGCCGCCAGCACCTGAAAAACGATCTTTTTGTTGGGGTCGATGCCGACAAGGTCGTCTTTGATACCCGTAAAAAACAGGACGGTCATCCCGGCAATCGACAGGTTGGTGCGATATACATCGGTCTGATCCAGGCTGGGCCACAGAAAATAAGCAATCAGGATAGCGGCAAAAATGGCGACACCGCCGAGGGTTGGCGTCGGTACTTTGTGCGACCGGCGTTCACCGGGCTTCTCCATCAGCGACTTCAGTTCCGCAATCTTGATGACGACTGGTATGGCTAGTACCGATACGAAACAGGCCACCAGAAAAGACAGAATGCACTGGTACATCCCTAGCTTAAAGAGATCGTCGCTCAGTCTGTTCTGTAGGTAGGCAATGACTAAATCAGGGTTCATAGGCGGTTCGGTTCAAGGCAATCGACACACAACTGCTTACTGAATTCAGGAATCGGCCGGGCTGATTCCTGCTTTTTTGTTCAGACATGGATCGTGCCGATAGGCTGAACGTGATTGGTAGTCGGGCACAAATTTTATACGATCCTAATAAAACGTACGAATAATTCGATTAAACGGACTAGCAGTCGATCATTCAGTTTTCCGGTAGGTAGCCGGGGGCTTGCTAAAAAACTGCCCAATTTTCCGCAACGGTTTCATCCAGAGCGTGACGGTGTACGGGCGTAAGCTATTCAATTGCCAGGCAAGCCGATCATCCCGATTGGCCCGGAGCCGGTTGCCGACGCTGGCGTTGCTGACCCCGCCGGCCCGCATCACCACGATAATTTCGTTCAGATAAGCCAGTGTCGCCCGGTGTTTATGAATGAAGCGCAGCATCAGTTCGTAATCGGCCGCGCTTTTCATATCCAGACGGAATAGCCCGTGCTGTTCGTACAGGTTACGTTTAACGAAGAAAGACGGGTGCCCCGGCATCCAGCCCCATAAAAAGGCATTGGGTCGGAATGGGCCAGATTTCCAGTAGCGTGTCACCTTCTCCGTATTCAATCGATCTACGTAGACAATGTCGCCGTAGATCGCATCGCACTGACTTTGACTGAAAAGCGCCATGACGTCACGGATAACGTTAGCGTGCGGGTAAAAATCATCGGCGTTGAGAATACCGACCACGTCGCCGGTGGCCATACCAATGCCTTTGTTCATGGCATCGTACAGGCCGTTGTCGCGCTCGGAGATGAAGTGGCTGATCTTGTCGCCGTACGACCGGACAATGTCGACGGTACCGTCGGTCGACCCGCCATCGATGACGATGTATTCGATATTGTCGTACGTCTGACCAACAATAGAATCTATACAGTCGCGGATGAAAGCGGCTCCGTTAAAGACAACGGTTATCAGCGAGATTTTCACGTGAATGTTGGACAAAAATAAGCCGATTATGACCCTGCCACTTCTACAAAGGTAACCACGTTGGATAAATACAACAAACTATGTTCTGACGTGTGTCAGCTGATTGTCCGCTCACGCACGCGAATGGCTGGATTTCCCTGGTAAACGCCGTACGGCTCAAGCGCGCGCGTAGCCACAGATCCGACAGACAGTACCGCGTGCGACCCGGCCTCGACGCCCGGACACACAATGGCCCGCGCCCCAATCCAGGCACCCGTTCGCAGGGTAATCGGCCGCACAATCAGGTCGAATGTTGGTACGCGATAGTCGTGGTTGCCGGTCAGCAGCATGGCGCCCTGCGACAGGCAAACGTTATCTTCGATCGTGACGGGGCACAGATTGTCGATCCAGACTTCTTCGCCAATCCAGACGTGACTACCGATGGTGAGCAGCCACGGATATTTGATGTTGACGCCCGGCTTGATCATGACGCCCGTACCCAGTCGGGCACCGAACGCCTTTAGTACGAATCGCTTCAAGGCCACCGGTAGCGGTAAATAGGTATTCAGCGTGACTGAATTAACGATAAACCAAAGCAGGATTTTCCAGCGCGGGCCGGGATTAAACCAACTGTTGTCGTAGCGCGACAG is part of the Spirosoma rhododendri genome and encodes:
- a CDS encoding AAA family ATPase, whose product is MARRQNKALPIDFLSIIYKNINGNDQIVYNNNDTIPLSQSASGYQSAVPLILTAEYLRQFGRLFIVEEPELNLYPTAQKELIYSLIGGLQPNVSYQDAEWVITTHSPYVLSSFNTLMLAYKVGNQSDELRAEVEKIIPSRCWINPDEFAAYYVDKGTVRSIVSEQTGMIADNELDDVSDDLADEQDKLFALRRSVTRA
- a CDS encoding aquaporin; its protein translation is MSVPIAKLISALRKNWKSYLAEAGGVTLFMIASCATAVVIHHPDSPVRQFLGDSKMWRRTVQAFIIGLFLIAVNFNPWGKKSGSHINPAVTLSFRYLGKISAIDAFWYITFQCGAAVIAGWVMFTILEPWYSHQEVNFNLSAPKPENGGWPVALGAEFVISSLLMMVTLITLHTEKIRKQNSWFNIVLIMLFVIFEAPFSGMSTNPARSLGAAAAAATFRDYWIYVLSPVSAMLLMTWLFKHYWKPKLEEADQGKRPKPTGIFETTANPPDFPIENPNA
- a CDS encoding Dabb family protein encodes the protein MYQNKILKSKKTQIIMNTKSRGYLLVVVLMCAFALTIYGAYSPARKAQKQQIVCIKFKKGVESAAVEQHMNGFAALKAEIPQVVGYTSGKTILPNKAAAEYDVVHYITFQTEADIKKFENSPAYQQFVKENSANWSKKLIVNADIRS
- a CDS encoding site-2 protease family protein, coding for MNQQLKTYLLHGGLFLLTLVTTTMAGAEWMYGRLFIPVPGMQTLGWDEFLAGLNFSIPFLAILTVHEFGHYIVARINKVRVTLPFYIPLWLGIGESIGTLGAFIRIKDYINSRRKYFDIGIAGPLAGFVLALIVLWYGFTHLPPAEYIFTIHPEYKKWGLDYGKYAYQKMPEGGVIAMGDNLLFSFFKRYVADPALLPHPYEMIHYPYLLAGYLALFFTSLNLIPIGQLDGGHILYALIGKERFRWVAPALFIVFAFYAGLGVFKPVDFAVPTDEAFFSELGSFGLYVFFMYLVFTRISEQRMTALMIALSVVALQLLVSTLQPDWNGYSGFLVFVFVLGRFLGIYHPDTELQEPLDLKRTVLGWLALVVFIISFSPKPFVLT
- a CDS encoding zinc dependent phospholipase C family protein, which gives rise to MRRTGYQQQPQWGFYAHQQINRLAIFTLPADMMPFFKKHSHYLIDNAVNPDKRRYAVVGEAPRHFIDLDAYPDTSSATLPRFYKDAADRYGPDTLALHGLVPWQIQLTKYQLTEAFRQQNVRQILRVAADLGHYIADANVPLHTTRNYNGQLTGQQGIHGFWESRLPELFSQDYDFLVGSAAYVSSPQRSAWQAVFRANAALDSVLRMERELTGEVGETRKFGFDERNGLTNKVYATDFSQRYHARLSGQVERQMRASVKMVGDFWFTCWVDAGQPDMAKLAKRELSLKDNQAEADEQKSWLKRLFSAREEN
- the rpsT gene encoding 30S ribosomal protein S20; its protein translation is MANHKATKKAIRSSAKKRLLNRYQHVTTRNMVKKLRATTDHAMAVELFKSVSSALDKLAKRNIIHKNKAANNKSKLARLVNGLKQAAA
- a CDS encoding AAA family ATPase — translated: MAKLTVRNVGPIREAELEVKKHTVFIGPQGTGKSTLAKLIAMCYDSNLFKDEDRKSLLRKYAFNGWLNENSELLFVHENYEIILNEYMEAIVNDTEFSSVFSKRNNWLLRKKDLADIENGVDDTIFWKRLEDAEEILSDIIKRMIPFSSEYIPSERNLMALLSANLWALNSSNTSIPLLSPILAENSKSPDVKIKLYQ
- the radC gene encoding RadC family protein; protein product: MPYETSGTIQSWAEEDRPREKLMLKGKAALSEAELIAILINSGTVDLTAVDVAKIILKSVGNNLNELARLSIKDLSKFRGIGEAKAISIVAALELGRRRREQDRPQRARITCSRDAYNEMLPHLLDKPHEEFWILVLNRANEVLRPVQISTGGVSGTVADPKLIFRHALEQLASGLILFHNHPSGNLTPSQADKDLTRRLKDAGRLLDIPVLDHLIFTDKAYYSFADEGIL
- a CDS encoding glycosyltransferase family 4 protein; the protein is MNPDLVIAYLQNRLSDDLFKLGMYQCILSFLVACFVSVLAIPVVIKIAELKSLMEKPGERRSHKVPTPTLGGVAIFAAILIAYFLWPSLDQTDVYRTNLSIAGMTVLFFTGIKDDLVGIDPNKKIVFQVLAALILIFFGDLRVDYLYDIMGFHHINIVISILLTCFIFIALTNAINLIDGIDGLAAGIATIASGTFGGWFLLTNHFAMACMAFTLAGALLGFMRFNFSRTSKIFMGNTGSLIIGFMLAFFAVRFVSLNASYRYEPTAFFNAPIIAIVILIVPIFDTLRVFLVRILAGRSPFSADRNHMHHILLDNGLSHIQTTAVMCFASLLNTVLFLFFHRDITNTASLLILAGMFGLYMLTSFTLKMRAMYVNTHPRRRLAVLRREILHGVFGRRIVEYL
- a CDS encoding HAD family hydrolase, with the protein product MIFDLGDVIIPIDLTAPLRNFAMLANLPEEEVKAIWKEHDIWNRYETGLIDDDNFREHVRKVLHNRTGAPESWADEVIDTAWNSVLLDLPVSRVERVRELGSRYRLFLLSNTNPVHIRQVNRMLTELHQPTLEELFERVFYSYDVKMIKPSPGIYQHVLAEAGLVAEETAFFDDNAANIQAAGALGIQAVHVQPPKTILEYTADL
- a CDS encoding MBL fold metallo-hydrolase RNA specificity domain-containing protein, translated to MKLSFLGAARQVTGSMYLLELEDDYRILVDCGSDLERSRQNGQDVPTSPQQSFFPFEASSINLVLLTHAHVDHSGNLPNLYREGYEGQVLCTEPTFALTNVLLKDAASINQKRINELNASKKQRVRDKQMQLQKDLFLDRQVRETMENVVPISFNRRFRVADNVDVTFIPAGHLLGAAHIVVNVVENGEKKSICFSGDIGRKNYPLLVDPAPVPAVDYLICESTYGNRLHEDNRSPEDALADVIQRTCIDIPGRLIIPSFSVGRTQALLYTLNKLYTERDFPPIKVFSDSPMGFESTKIYLQHIKMLNGEAKEFYKENETLFDFENFEFLESSKASKAVSNYGEPCIIISSSGMVQGGRVEYHVAENISNPYSTILIIGYCAEGTLGWRLLNGQSTLTIKGKEHQVLANIEKIDVFSGHGDRDDLMEFVTVQSPETLKSIFLVHGEYESMEAFRNTLAEAGYPQVIIPKKGETFDL